A window of Oncorhynchus nerka isolate Pitt River linkage group LG4, Oner_Uvic_2.0, whole genome shotgun sequence contains these coding sequences:
- the LOC115115171 gene encoding eyes absent homolog 3-like isoform X2 yields MSGGSGSAHMDDSQDLPDLPTKKARHELDVGLNQEPRGLRDDQIPPTLFGSGDQDNSYSTLSNAQLDGAVASRALTTTTASEYNSHIYQGSRPPVTSYTTSQGAFPPLAQATVYTAFPQAGQTQATVYTAFPQAGQTQATVYTAFPQAGQTQATVYTAFPQAGQTQATVYTAFPQAGQTYGLPPFGAMWPGIKSETGLPDAAPSVGQPGFLSFRSAYTSTQPDPGHVHCSYPSQGSSFTTSSVYTNIPSASAATEAHQEFSSYNVNSLGQTQFPQYYAPPLSYLPAGLPNSEENGSSMGVAGYPAIKTEGSALAGLPSTTDACPRENLPTGVALPTGVALPMGALDQDEAGRRNPAGKAKGKAKKSDSNQPTDADLERIFLWDLDETIIIFHSLLTGSFSQKFGKDSDTVLNLGLQMEELIFDLADTHLFFNDLEECDQVHVEDVATDDNGQDLSAYNFLADGFHNPSGVGAATGVQGGVEWMRKLAFRYRRLKEIYNGYKGNVGGLLSPMKRELLLRLQSEMENMTDAWLSTALKSLLLIQSRGKCMNVLVTTTQLVPALAKVLLYGLGDVFSIENIYSATKIGKESCFERIVSRFGKNVTYVVIGDGRDEEFAAKQHNMPFWRITTHGDLVSLHQALELDFL; encoded by the exons atgTCAGGAGGAAGTGGCTCAGCGCATATGGACGACTCGCAGGACCTGCCTGACTTGCCG ACCAAGAAGGCCAGACATGAGCTGGACGTTGGACTGAACCAAGAGCCAAG gggaCTACGTGATGACCAGATCCCTCCTACTCTCTTCGGCTCAGGAGATCAGGACAATTCATACTCTACGTTGTCTAATGCCCAGCTTGATGGAG CGGTGGCCAGCAGAGcgctcaccacaacaacagcctcTGAATATAACTCCCACATCTACCAAGGAAGCAG ACCACCAGTCACATCCTACACCACCAGCCAGGGTGCCTTTCCTCCTCTGGCCCAGGCCACAGTCTACACTGCCTTCCCTCAGGCAGGACAGACCCAGGCTACAGTCTACACTGCCTTCCCTCAGGCAGGACAGACCCAGGCTACAGTCTACACTGCCTTCCCCCAAGCAGGACAGACCCAGGCTACAGTCTACACTGCCTTCCCTCAGGCAGGACAGACCCAGGCTACAGTCTACACTGCCTTCCCCCAAGCAGGACAGACCTACGGCCTCCCACCATTTG gtGCTATGTGGCCAGGTATTAAGTCAGAGACTGGGCTGCCTGATGCAGCACCCTCTGTTGGCCAGCCTGGGTTCCTCAGCTTCAGGTCAGCATATACCTCAACCCAGCCAGACCCAGGCCATGTGCACTGCTCATACCCCAGCCAAG GCTCCAGTTTCACTACATCCAGTGTGTACACTAACATCCCCTCTGCTTCCGCAGCTACAGAGGCTCACCAG GAGTTCAGCAGCTATAACGTCAACTCTCTGGGCCAGACCCAGTTCCCTCAGTACTACGCCCCGCCCCTTAGCTACCTCCCCGCCGGGCTGCCCAATAGCGAAGAGAATGGATCCAGTATGGGTGTGGCCGGGTATCCAGCTATAAAGACGGAGGGCAGTGCCTTGGCTGGACTGCCCAGCACTACAG ATGCATGCCCACGTGAGAACCTCCCGACCGGCGTAGCCCTGCCTACAGGTGTGGCCCTCCCCATGGGGGCCCTGGACCAGGATGAGGCGGGGAGGAGGAACCCTGCTGGGAAGGCCAAGGGGAAGGCCAAGAAATCAGACAGCAACCAGCCTACTGACGCTGACCTGGAG cGAATCTTTCTGTGGGATCTGGATGAAACGATCATCATTTTCCACTCTCTGCTCACTGGGTCCTTCTCTCAGAAGTTTGGCAAG GACTCCGACACTGTGCTGAACCTGGGCCTTCAGATGGAGGAGCTGATCTTTGACCTGGCAGACACACACCTCTTCTTCAATGACCTGGAG GAGTGTGATCAGGTTCATGTTGAAGACGTAGCCACTGATGACAACGGACAGGATCTGAG CGCCTACAACTTCCTAGCGGATGGCTTCCACAACCCCAGTGGTGTAGGCGCCGCCACAGGAGTCCAGGGCGGGGTGGAGTGGATGAGGAAACTGGCCTTCCGTTATCGTCGCCTGAAGGAGATCTACAACGGATACAAAGGGAACGTGGGAG GCCTGCTGAGTCCCATGAAGAGGGAGCTGCTCCTCCGGCTCCAGTCTGAGATGGAGAATATGACGGACGCCTGGCTCAGCACAGCACTCAAATCCTTGCTGCTTATCCAGTCCAG GGGTAAGTGTATGAATGTCCTGGTGACGACCACCCAGCTGGTGCCTGCTCTGGCCAAAGTGTTGCTCTATGGTCTTGGGGATGTCTTCTCCATAGAGAACATCTACAGCGCCACCAAGATAG GGAAAGAGAGCTGCTTCGAGCGCATCGTCTCTCGCTTTGGGAAGAATGTGACCTATGTGGTGATTGGAGACGGCCGTGATGAGGAATTCGCGGCAAAACAG CACAACATGCCTTTCTGGCGTATCACCACCCACGGGGACCTGGTATCCCTCCATCAAGCCCTGGAACTAGACTTCCTGTAG
- the LOC115115171 gene encoding eyes absent homolog 3-like isoform X1, with the protein MSGGSGSAHMDDSQDLPDLPTKKARHELDVGLNQEPRGLRDDQIPPTLFGSGDQDNSYSTLSNAQLDGAVASRALTTTTASEYNSHIYQGSRPPVTSYTTSQGAFPPLAQATVYTAFPQAGQTQATVYTAFPQAGQTQATVYTAFPQAGQTQATVYTAFPQAGQTQATVYTAFPQAGQTYGLPPFGAMWPGIKSETGLPDAAPSVGQPGFLSFRSAYTSTQPDPGHVHCSYPSQGSSFTTSSVYTNIPSASAATEAHQEFSSYNVNSLGQTQFPQYYAPPLSYLPAGLPNSEENGSSMGVAGYPAIKTEGSALAGLPSTTDACPRENLPTGVALPTGVALPMGALDQDEAGRRNPAGKAKGKAKKSDSNQPTDADLERIFLWDLDETIIIFHSLLTGSFSQKFGKDSDTVLNLGLQMEELIFDLADTHLFFNDLEECDQVHVEDVATDDNGQDLSAYNFLADGFHNPSGVGAATGVQGGVEWMRKLAFRYRRLKEIYNGYKGNVGGLLSPMKRELLLRLQSEMENMTDAWLSTALKSLLLIQSRSAQGKCMNVLVTTTQLVPALAKVLLYGLGDVFSIENIYSATKIGKESCFERIVSRFGKNVTYVVIGDGRDEEFAAKQHNMPFWRITTHGDLVSLHQALELDFL; encoded by the exons atgTCAGGAGGAAGTGGCTCAGCGCATATGGACGACTCGCAGGACCTGCCTGACTTGCCG ACCAAGAAGGCCAGACATGAGCTGGACGTTGGACTGAACCAAGAGCCAAG gggaCTACGTGATGACCAGATCCCTCCTACTCTCTTCGGCTCAGGAGATCAGGACAATTCATACTCTACGTTGTCTAATGCCCAGCTTGATGGAG CGGTGGCCAGCAGAGcgctcaccacaacaacagcctcTGAATATAACTCCCACATCTACCAAGGAAGCAG ACCACCAGTCACATCCTACACCACCAGCCAGGGTGCCTTTCCTCCTCTGGCCCAGGCCACAGTCTACACTGCCTTCCCTCAGGCAGGACAGACCCAGGCTACAGTCTACACTGCCTTCCCTCAGGCAGGACAGACCCAGGCTACAGTCTACACTGCCTTCCCCCAAGCAGGACAGACCCAGGCTACAGTCTACACTGCCTTCCCTCAGGCAGGACAGACCCAGGCTACAGTCTACACTGCCTTCCCCCAAGCAGGACAGACCTACGGCCTCCCACCATTTG gtGCTATGTGGCCAGGTATTAAGTCAGAGACTGGGCTGCCTGATGCAGCACCCTCTGTTGGCCAGCCTGGGTTCCTCAGCTTCAGGTCAGCATATACCTCAACCCAGCCAGACCCAGGCCATGTGCACTGCTCATACCCCAGCCAAG GCTCCAGTTTCACTACATCCAGTGTGTACACTAACATCCCCTCTGCTTCCGCAGCTACAGAGGCTCACCAG GAGTTCAGCAGCTATAACGTCAACTCTCTGGGCCAGACCCAGTTCCCTCAGTACTACGCCCCGCCCCTTAGCTACCTCCCCGCCGGGCTGCCCAATAGCGAAGAGAATGGATCCAGTATGGGTGTGGCCGGGTATCCAGCTATAAAGACGGAGGGCAGTGCCTTGGCTGGACTGCCCAGCACTACAG ATGCATGCCCACGTGAGAACCTCCCGACCGGCGTAGCCCTGCCTACAGGTGTGGCCCTCCCCATGGGGGCCCTGGACCAGGATGAGGCGGGGAGGAGGAACCCTGCTGGGAAGGCCAAGGGGAAGGCCAAGAAATCAGACAGCAACCAGCCTACTGACGCTGACCTGGAG cGAATCTTTCTGTGGGATCTGGATGAAACGATCATCATTTTCCACTCTCTGCTCACTGGGTCCTTCTCTCAGAAGTTTGGCAAG GACTCCGACACTGTGCTGAACCTGGGCCTTCAGATGGAGGAGCTGATCTTTGACCTGGCAGACACACACCTCTTCTTCAATGACCTGGAG GAGTGTGATCAGGTTCATGTTGAAGACGTAGCCACTGATGACAACGGACAGGATCTGAG CGCCTACAACTTCCTAGCGGATGGCTTCCACAACCCCAGTGGTGTAGGCGCCGCCACAGGAGTCCAGGGCGGGGTGGAGTGGATGAGGAAACTGGCCTTCCGTTATCGTCGCCTGAAGGAGATCTACAACGGATACAAAGGGAACGTGGGAG GCCTGCTGAGTCCCATGAAGAGGGAGCTGCTCCTCCGGCTCCAGTCTGAGATGGAGAATATGACGGACGCCTGGCTCAGCACAGCACTCAAATCCTTGCTGCTTATCCAGTCCAGGTCAGCACA GGGTAAGTGTATGAATGTCCTGGTGACGACCACCCAGCTGGTGCCTGCTCTGGCCAAAGTGTTGCTCTATGGTCTTGGGGATGTCTTCTCCATAGAGAACATCTACAGCGCCACCAAGATAG GGAAAGAGAGCTGCTTCGAGCGCATCGTCTCTCGCTTTGGGAAGAATGTGACCTATGTGGTGATTGGAGACGGCCGTGATGAGGAATTCGCGGCAAAACAG CACAACATGCCTTTCTGGCGTATCACCACCCACGGGGACCTGGTATCCCTCCATCAAGCCCTGGAACTAGACTTCCTGTAG